The stretch of DNA CAGCAGCGGCACTCCAACGCTAGTGGGGTCCTGTGCCcactgagcccccccccccacctctgtCTCAGGTCGCTGGGGCCCCCCAGGACTccagcggggaggaggaggaggaggaggaggaggatgaggatgacgGAGAAGCCTGAGACCACCCCAGCACTGACGGCTGCTGAGCTGGCAGGTGCCAGCCCCTGGAGAGCATTTGGTGGCCCCAGCCCGCACCCCACTTCACATCTCTCCCCACACAGCGGTGCCCTTCTCCCTGATGCCACGCCAGGAGAAGGGCCACACACGCCCCCCCCACACCGAGCCCATGGGCTGCCCCGGTTGCCCCCACCTTCACTCatggccccccagccagctcgaTGTCAGCCTGGGGCCGCCCAGCACCGGGGATAAGCCAGCAGCGCTGCCGCTCCGGGTATGGCTGGAAACCCACTTTGCATGGGTCGGTGGTCCCAGCAGCTCCCGCCCCTCCAACTTCAGTGCCTGGCCCCAGGTGCTGCCGCAGTGCTGGGGCCTGGCTCCAGGTGGAGGTGGGTGGATGTTGCTCAAGCATAGGAGGGCTCTGGGGGCAACTGCTGCTCCCTGGGAATCCCTTTCACCTGCTATTAccctcttctgttttctactcTTTTCTATTTATAAAAGATACTCAAACTCCTGGCACCGCAGAGACATAAAATTggctattttaaaggaaaactgctttGCCCCCAAGCCTGGGAGGTGGGGGCAAAGGGCAATTTCTAAATCCTCGGCCAGCAGCTGGGCTAAGTGCAAGCCCCTGGGCAGAGGGCAGCAGCCCCAAGACACCCTCCTCTCTGCCGCCACGGTCCTGCACCCCAGAGGAGGGGGCCGGGCCTGCTGCACTCCCCAGACCAGAGCCAGGCCCGTGCTGGGACTTCCAGATACTGCTCTAAGACTTCCTCCAGCATCGAGGTTTCTCAATAAAGATGCTGAGCCAACATTGGTGGTGGTTGTGTCGGGAGGAGGCAAAAGGGTGGGATGAGGACAGGATCGCTGCTTGCTGGGGACAGGAAGGTGACAAGGGGGCTCCCCTCCACCCTTCACGGCAGCCGTACCGCTTTACTCCCCTTACCACAGCAGGCAAACTGTGCCAACCAGCAGCGGCCTTGTGTCGCCGCTTGTTCTGGGTATAAGGACAGCCCTTGAGGGAGGGGATCTGCTGTAGGGGCCCTGAGTGCACTAATAAGGCTCAGCTGTCCCCACTGGCCCATCCCGGACCCCCAGCCATGTCTGGGAGCCCGGCCAGCTGAATCCCAAGGACCTCTGCACCCCTTGTGTGTGCCACCTTCAGCTTCCTCAGGGCCTGTGCAGAAGCTGCTGCGGTCCCGCAAGTACCCCAGCCCCTCACCAGTCTGGCATAGCTGGTGCTGCTGCACGTGACTCGAGACATCAGGTCTGCGCACACCTCTCAGCGGGGAACAGCCGGATGCTGTCCAGGTAGGGCACAACGCAGCTCTGGAGCAAATCCCTCAGGACATCGCTTCCAAAATACCGGAAGGTGCCTGGAGCATTGCAGAGTCTGACTGACATCATCCTACAGCAGGAAAATTGGGGCGTGCGTCACAGCAGAGGAGCTAAGGGCAGTCCCAGGGCACACAGCCCATGTCTCCAACCCCGGACCTTGCACACTACTCACTAGGCCACACTGCATCTCTCCTGCAagtttttacatatttaaaagtGCTTATATATTTGAAACAGGCTTATTGTGTGCCACCCCTACATATTTACATCTGAGAGCCAACAAGACAAGCCAGTGGAGTGCATGCAAGGCAGCACGGGGGAGCAAGCAGCCTGCACTCCGCCAGAAACCCCTCAGCAGCACTCTGGGGGATACAAACTCAAACCCTCCAGCTCCGCCACCTCTGGCAAAGCCTTGTTTTTCCGGAAGAAGAACCGAGTCTCCTCCTCAGCATCCAGGATTTCACTGAGGGATGACACCACAGGGTCATGGTCCTTCAGCATCTCTGGGAAGCGGCTCCCAGCCCGCTCTATCCGCAGTGAGCGCCGCACTGGCGTCAGGAATTTCAGCTCCTGGCCTTCCAGCAGCTCCTTTCCTCTGCGGGGAGGACAAAAGCCTTTAGGTAAATCCTGCAGAGGAGCACTGGAACAGGCAGAGGGTGCTTGCTGCCAGGGGCAAGCAACTCAGCCTTACCCGGTCGCAGACGTAACTTGTAACTTGATTGAGACGGGCAGGCTGGTCAGGGATCTCCCCGTCAGGCAGGGAGTCGCTACCACGTGCTGCCTCTCGCTCGGGCAAGGCGTTGTAGGCTCCCAAGGAGTGGGCTGCTCAGCCTTTTCCCCtgacaggagaggaaaagggCAGCGCGGTTGCAGAGggggcagagagcagcagctggggaggtaTTACAACACCACAGCACTCCGGACACGGGCAAGGGCACCTCGCTACAGATGGGCCGCGACCGtgcccagccctggcagaggaATCTTGCCCCATTTTCGAGATCAGGATTCTGGACTTTCACAACACTTGGTCTCCATCAAAGTCGACAGGGACATGGGGTGCTGGGACAGACTGCAAACCACGCTGCTTccccacctgcagcagcagggaaccCCAGCCTGCCCACGCTCCAGCCTTCCAGCTGGCCCCCACACGCACATTACCTTCTGATGTTTGGTCTGCAGCCTTCAAAATATCAAGGACAACTTCTCTGAGCTCCTGGAGTGGCTGCAGGAAGAGCAGAACGTGGGTCAAGGCAGGCCTGACTCGGGAACGGAGACTGGAGTTACAACTGAACAGGAAAAGAGGTTTTTGCTGCATCGCAACACCCTGTGCCGGAGACGGCAGCAAAAGGCTGCAGAATTTCCCTTCTCCGAGTAAGATCTGTCAGCACACAGGCACAGCTGGGCAGGCATCCACCCCATGCGGGTAAATCCCACCAGATGCTGCAGTTACGTCGCCCAGACCAGCACAGAGCCGCCATCACATTGCTTCCAGCTACAACTCTGACACAGCGCAGGGTACGTGTCCTCCCCCTGACCCCATTCATGCCTGCACAGCGCTGCCTGCTTGGCTGATTAAAGCCGAAGGTGTTTCTACAGGACAAAACGTGACGGGCAGCTCTAAAGGGCTTTTTCACCAGTGACTAGTGCTGCTAAACTCATCCCAAAATCTGACCCCTGGGATCTCGAGGAAACCTGCTGGCGCAGAGGCAGGGAACACAGGGAGGTACTGAAGAGAAGCATGCCTCACTCACCACAGCACCAGCGCAGACTGCTGCTTTGTACAACCCCGTCACGTCAAAAGGGCCGCTCCGGGCGAGGAGTTTCGCTTTGCAGATCCAGAACTTGGCAAATTTCTCTGCCTGGGGCACGTGGGACAGCACTGCAGAGAGCTCCTCTGCCTGGACACCCTACAAGAAGGGTAAGGTCCCGGAGAAAGGTGTCAATTGCAAGGGCCAGAGGTGTGCACTGGGGGAGCTGTCAGTGCGTAACTGCTCTCCCAGCGCTCTCTAGGAAAAGGAGTCTCTGAAGAGTCTGGTTTTTTGCAAGTCTCCTATGTGACCATGGACAGATAACAGCTTTCCTGCCTCATTCTCCCCTTGGTAAAATGAGTCTAGTATTTCAGAGGGATGTCAAGGGATAGACTCTTCAGTGCTGGCACTAGCGGAAGCCACTAAACCCTGGAGCAGGGCTAGCGGTCAGCATTCCCAGAGATGATACTTCACAGCAGCTGTGAGGTCCACCAGGGATGTACCTTAAGCTGGCTCAATCAGCCTGGGCTGCCGCCGCACAAATTGCTGCAGACTGTGCTGCCAGGTACCAGGACACCAGCAATGACACACGCAAGCCCCGTGACTGGGTATCACTCCATTTTCCCCATTAGAGCATCTCGCCGCGTGCCTTTGGCCTAATCCGTAACTCCACGAGGACCTTTACTTTTCCTACGCGTGATGTTACCCCTCTGGCAACTGCAGCCAAGCGAGCAAGAATGCTTGCTCCTCTGTGCTGTTGGGGGGACATGGCCCTCATCTCCCGGGACGCTCCAGGAGAAGAGGAGGCCATTCAAGCAGCTCCTTTCCCATTCCCACCTCCTCAACAAGCTTCAGGCACTCTGTTAATATGTTGTTGATATTCTCCAGGGAGAGCTGCTCTGGTTTCTcttgcttctctttctccttgACATTTCTCCAGGACAGCTTCACTGcctttttctgaagcagcatCATAGGTGGCCGCTTGTATGTCTTGCCTTTGGATGCCAACCACTCCTCCAGCTGTTTCCTGTCAAAGGACCAAGGGATCACTGTTACCACCCCAGCAGACTGCCAGCACTTGCCAGGCTACTGTTTTCCCTTGGAATCTCCCTTTAGCCCACTTCAGCTGCTCAGGAAGAACCAGCACATCTATCCTAAAAATGCATCCGAGCTCTAGACTGGAAAAGGAAAACCCTCTCAAGTTTAACCATGCCTTGAAGATAAAACAGGAGAGTGGCCGCACACTCTTCTCCCACTTTTGCTGAATCAGTGGGAGAGGAACCCAGAGTACCACCAAATCTCATCTCCACCCTCTTCTTTTCTGACGCATCAACCTCCAAACAGGCATTCACTGATAAGGGGACTTTGGACCCTCTTTTCAGCAGGTTAGCACTGGTTCACCCAGTTAAACACTTTAAACTCTACTGTCCCCTTGAGGCGAGGACTGAGCCGGCCAAAGCCGCTACTTACTTACGATCCGCAGCCGATGGGGTCTTGGGAACACGCCTAGCCTGTAGTCCACTTGCTTTTGGCAGCTCTGGTTTGAGCCTACCTCTCCTACTCCTAAAATCGCTCTCAATTGCTTGAGTTTTGGAGCCGTGTATGCTGTGAGGCTGGTTTTGGGGGACCATCACTCGGGATGCTGCTGTGCGTCCGGGAGGCACCACCTTCACGTCCTTCCTATCCACCTCCCCTTTAGCCATGGGCCTTTGCCATTGCACCGTGCCACCTGGTTTCAGGCTGGATTTCAGGTTTGTGGTCCCCTGGGGCCTGCTGGAGGCCGGAGGCTTTGTGGGAGATCTTTTCAGTTGGGGGGGTCTACTGTGGTGCTTAAGACCTCCCACTGGAAGCATACCAAGTGGCTTTCCTATGGGTTCCCTTGCCGTATTAGTTTTTTCTTGGTTTGCCCCTGTTTTTTTATGTAGCAGATTAGTAAAACCAGTAAGTAACCGAGGGTGCTGCAACGGCTGAGTTTTGACACTTGGTTTTTGAGACGCACTCTTTGAGCCTGGCAGGATTTTCCTGAATTTATCCTGAATTGGCTCTTCCTTAGCCTGGTGGCTATTAATTCTGTCCTTTTGGCCCGTGACGGTTCTTGACATAGTGGCTGAGCTTTGCCTGTGAGCCAAGACTCTCTTGTTCCTGAGATTGTTTCCATCAGACTGAAAAACTCTGTTCAGCACAGGGTGTGTAGAGGCTTGTGCTCGGACGTTTTCTTTGTTGCAGACCAGCCTGTCCTGCAGGCCCTCCTTTAGGGAGCAAGGTTCCCCAGGAGGCGGGTGGTCACTTCCAGTCTGAGGTGCTGCAGCGGTGACGGTCTCCTGTGCAGGCTTCTTGTTCCTTTCTGGATTTAGGTGACCAGAGTTTGAAGTTGGGAGCCTCCCTCTGGGCCGCGTAGAGTGGCTCATGCTTGGCACGACACCCACAGGAAGCTTTGTGCTCTTCCTCGGCTGCTCTGGACGCACCACCGCTGCTCTCTGCGATGTATTTGAAGACTTCTGCTGAGCAGCGTGGCCAGCGTGCTGTGTGGATTTGGCACCAAGCTTGCCATCCCTCTGAGCGCCCTTCGCCACGTTTCTGAGAACATCCTTCTTGTTCCTGTCAACCTGGAGAGACAAAGCGAACCTCAGCCCCGAGGAGAGCTCAGCTTGGTCAAACCCTGACAGCTCGctcctgtcccagccctgctAGCCCAGGGGACATCCATGCGAAGGCCCGGGGTGACAAAGCAGTTGTCAAGAGAACAATAACACAACACCCACCAGCACATGGGCAGCGGATGAGTCTCCCACACTAAGTTCctctgaaaaataattagttGACTTATCGCCAGCTATTTAGCAATCTGTTGACTGCACCCCATTGGGGTCAGGAACACTACCCCGATTTGGATACCCTGTTCTGCCCAGACTCGCTTCAAGCATGAAAATCAAAACTAGACCCAAAAGTTTTCTACTTACATGCTCTAGTTTAGAAACTGGTTCTAAGGGTGGATTCAGGTGATTTGTCCGGACCTTTAAAAAGGGTCTGTAGGAAGTCAAACAAGATACCAGGTTATTTAACAGCTGTTGCAGAAAAGGTTAAATATCTAAAACACTGCTGGGTGTCTCAGCCACAGGAGCTTACGAGAAGCTTTTGGAAATCAAAAAGCTGTCAAGGAAGTACCATGtaatattaattctttttcttttgcacagcAACAGAAAAGCAACACGAAACATTGACATCCAAGGTTGCCACAAAACTTACGGCTTCCACTGACCACAAAAGTAACCAAAATGGTTCCTGCAGGCAGGGGGGCCTGGCAGGCAGGAGACCGCAATAGGTTTGGAGGCTCCTgaggctgctgcccctggctggTGTCCCGACTTTCCCCATGTGCCGCAGACAGCTGAGGTGCATCTGAGTCAGCTGCTGCCATGCTGCAGGTCACAGCGGTGTCTCAGAGCACATCGGCCAGGGTTTACGCTGCCATGGCAAGCCGCAGTGCTGCGGCAGCTGATTCACGAGCCCCTCAGCtgcccaggcactggcagtgAAGCAGGGAGGTGGGGCGGCAGCCCTGGCTGTCAGCTCCCCCATcctgtcgtcctcctcctcctccctctgacAGCAACCAGCTGCAGGGTTCTTCCACCCCTCTGCTCCGGAGCTAGCAGCTCAGCCATTAGGGAAGATTAATGTCTGTGCAGATATTTTTCTGTAATGGAAAAGCCCGGAGAGTAGGGTATTGTCCTCTATTCTGTATAAGTGGTGTACTATGCCATAAAGAAAGATCATGAATCTTCTCTCCTCGTTTCTATTATATTAGCAGTGTTTTCCAGAGCCTGGCACCAGGGACTGGTTTGCTCTTTCTGGTCTCTGATCCTGCTTCCCTTTATCTTCTCCCCATGGAGAAGTTTTACGGCTTCCTTTGCGCTACAACGTCATGAGAAACACTCACTGCAACGGGGAGTCTTTCATGTGTTCAGGTCTGCCAAGCACATCAGCAGTTTCAattaaaagctttgcagaaaggtGTCTCACTACCCACAGCCTGCAAGCGGCTGCTGCACTCACAGCAGCATATCTGCATGCAGCCCGGCTCCAGAGGAACCGAGCAAGGCAGCAAAGGGGTCCCAGAGCCAGGTAACTCATTTAACAGGTGGTTGTAGctatttccttttaaatgcactgaaaatgcCCCTTCCTAATATTAACCTATCCCAGAAGGCCACTGAAAGCTGCCATTAAAAAGCAGCGGTGAGACTTGAACCACCCTTTCTTCAAGACCCAGTTACGAAGCTGAGTTGTTGGCAAAAACGCCTCTTCTGTCAGACCCAAGAGCCGAGATGAGAAAGTTTCACAGAGACTCAGAAAATACCCAGAAGAGACAATATCAACCAGCAGGAAACGTCACCACTCAAACCGTCCCTTTACTCCTGCTGCCAGTGACTCTACAGAGCGCTGCCGGGATGCTGTGGGGGCAGAGCCATCCCTGGTCGCTGCCTTGACAGCGAGGCACTGGCAGGAGGCGATTCTCTGTACGCTAGTGAATCGCTACGGAGAGAAGGCAGACACCGGCAAGCCAAGAAGTCAGCTTTACCTCAGAGAATCACCGAGTGATTTGGTtcggaagggacctttacagatcatctagtccaagcccagCATCCTCCTGACTTACTTTGCACTCGggtatttcagcttttctttggcTGCTAGGTACTCCTGGAGCCATCGTCTCCGCTCTTCTGCAAAGAGATGGTAGGAAAATGCA from Aptenodytes patagonicus chromosome 24, bAptPat1.pri.cur, whole genome shotgun sequence encodes:
- the CKAP2L gene encoding cytoskeleton-associated protein 2-like produces the protein MTWRAVPYHTLPRHAAPPHANLGKSANHASTRPPGLPVSRSPLVGLKKAVANECGAARRLAAAGGSLAALRRAPGMERAGAAAASEERRRWLQEYLAAKEKLKYPSAKPFLKVRTNHLNPPLEPVSKLEHVDRNKKDVLRNVAKGAQRDGKLGAKSTQHAGHAAQQKSSNTSQRAAVVRPEQPRKSTKLPVGVVPSMSHSTRPRGRLPTSNSGHLNPERNKKPAQETVTAAAPQTGSDHPPPGEPCSLKEGLQDRLVCNKENVRAQASTHPVLNRVFQSDGNNLRNKRVLAHRQSSATMSRTVTGQKDRINSHQAKEEPIQDKFRKILPGSKSASQKPSVKTQPLQHPRLLTGFTNLLHKKTGANQEKTNTAREPIGKPLGMLPVGGLKHHSRPPQLKRSPTKPPASSRPQGTTNLKSSLKPGGTVQWQRPMAKGEVDRKDVKVVPPGRTAASRVMVPQNQPHSIHGSKTQAIESDFRSRRGRLKPELPKASGLQARRVPKTPSAADRKKQLEEWLASKGKTYKRPPMMLLQKKAVKLSWRNVKEKEKQEKPEQLSLENINNILTECLKLVEEGVQAEELSAVLSHVPQAEKFAKFWICKAKLLARSGPFDVTGLYKAAVCAGAVPLQELREVVLDILKAADQTSEGEKAEQPTPWEPTTPCPSERQHVVATPCLTGRSLTSLPVSIKLQVTSATGGKELLEGQELKFLTPVRRSLRIERAGSRFPEMLKDHDPVVSSLSEILDAEEETRFFFRKNKALPEVAELEGLSLYPPECC